The Priestia megaterium NBRC 15308 = ATCC 14581 region CATGGCTTTTTTATTAATGACAGTTGGACTTATCATTGTAACAGGTTATACATCGATTAACGCTATTGTAAAAGCTGAGCTTTTCCCAACAGAAATTCGAGCTCTTGGTGTTGGGTTACCGTACGGACTTACAGTTGCCATATTTGGAGGTACTGCAGAATTTATTGCCCTATGGCTGAAAAGTATCGGCCATGAATCACTTTTCTTTTTCTATGTAGCAGGGTGTATTGCCATCAGCTTTCTTGTTTATTGGCGTATGGGAGAGTCCTCTAAAGATTCATACATAGAATCTGAGCTCAAGAAAGAGGACAAAGGAGACAATGTACCGCCAAATAATATCAGTTTTTAATTTTGGTTAAATAAATAATCGTTTGATAACATAAAAAAGGACGGGCTTTTATAGCCAGTCCTTTTCTAGTATTCCGCGCGTATATTCGTATTAAACGTATTAAGGACTGTTCTTACTATAGAATTCTTTTTTCTATAGTTTTATATTATGAATTTGTACACTATTTGGTGATAATAAGGCCTCGTATAATCTCATTCCAGTAATGTTTAAAACTAGGCTTTGCTTTCGTCATTATGAACACTCCTTTTTTAAATTTTTTGATTGGCTAGTTGTTATACTAAGTTTAATAAAATTACCTAAAGTTGTTATCCAACGCAGAGCGTAACTTAGTATATGAATTTGTACGACTAAAGAATGAAGAACAAAATAATTAGAGGCATATAAAAAGATCAGCTACATAATAAAAGGATTATTTTGTGATATAACGAAATAAAGAGTATATACATCAGAAATAGAGAGAGGGTAAACTCCGTGAATACTTTATATTCCTTTTTTGCGAACCCAGTTTTAACTGTTTCTACGTTTTTAATAGAATTACAGAGCGTGTTCTTTCAACCTATTTGGAAAGAGTATAATTATGATGATTATTTTACTTACAAGGTGTATGTTCCAAGTACATATACTGGATTAAGCAAAGTACCATTAATCGTTATGCTTCATGGATGTCAACAAGATGCAGATGATTTTGCCGCAGGTACGGAGATGAATAAACTAGCGGAAGAAAAAGGCTTTATTGTTCTCTATCCTCAAATGAACTACTTTGCTAATTCCAACGGGTGCTGGAATTGGTTTTATGAGTATAACCAGTTTCGCGGTAATGGAGAGCCAGACATAATAAAAGATATGATTGATCACATAACCGCTAAGTATGCGATTGATTCTACTAATATATACCTTGCTGGTATGTCAGCTGGAGGCTTTATGGCAAATGTGATGGCTATTGCTTATCCTGATGTATTCAAAGCAGTAGGCATTCATTCAGCAGGCAGTAATGCGTATGCTGTAGACCTCATCACAGCTGGAGAAGTCATGCTATACGGCTCTTTAAATCCTGAACTTGACGGTGATGAAGCTTATAAAAAAATGGGACCTTATGCACGGCCTGTTCCCATCATTACGTTTCATGGTCAATCAGATACAACAGTCACTCCAGTTAATGCGTCTACATTAATTCAGCAGTGGATTTATACATATAAGAATTTCGGTATAAACCTACATGAAAATGCTGCTTTTTATACGTCACAAGACAACGGAAATCATTATAGCTACATAATGTCTGACTACATAGATGCAGAAAATAAAATCTGGATGAAAAAAATTATGGTAGAGGATATGGGGCATGCATGGTCAGGAGGAAATAACAATGGATCAGACACTGATTCAAAAGGTCCTAATGCTTCAAAAATGATGTGGGACTTTTTTGAAGCACAGAATGATTAAATAGAGTATGAACGCGCGATCAAGATGTACTGCTAAATAACATCAGCCTTCATTTTTTTAAAACAAATAATTGTCTACCAACAGAAAAAGGATCTTATCGAAAGATCCTTTTTCTGTTATCAACGAACATTTTTTAACAAGTAGCTTCAAACCGATTTAACAATACATCGAGATCCTGACTAATTTTAATCGTATTACTACTTGTAAACCCTTCTTCTAGGGCAATCATCATCATCATTTTTCGTATAAATTCTATCTTTATCAGCAGTAGTCTACATTTGAAACACATTAAGTTTCCTCCACTTGCCACGTCATTTTAAAGGCTTAAATTGTTAAATTATTTATGTAAAAATGGTTCCAATCTAAAAATAGAACCTAAAAAATATAGTAACAAATAGATAGTGTCGAAGTCTGTCGTATTTTGAATTAAGATATTTTCATTTAAAAAGAATTAGCTCTTAAACGTTATGCTAGAAGCTATGCTATGTCTTAATTATGATTGTTCCACCGGTTGTAAATAACTCACAGAGCAATAGAGCTTATCCGGTTTTTTGGATATAGGCATAATCCGATTACATTTAGGCATGTTAACATAAGAAAGGAGAATTTACTAATATGCCCAACGTCATCAGAATTCTTCAATTGTTTCTTCCATGGATTTCCCTTGTTTTTATGCCAAAAAAATCAATGAGAACCTATTTTCCCGCTTCTCTATTTGCCTCATCTTTAGTAATTGGAATGTGCTCATTAGCTATTCCTTACAAGTGGTGGAGTGTAAAAGGAGGGTGGAAAGGAAAAATTTTAAACGATAGCAGCTTTATTTTTGGCCCCTTTTTGATAGGGACACTGTGGATCTTTCATTTTACGTTTGGCAGCTTTAAGAGATTTTTTTTCGTTAATTTACTTATGGATTCACTATTTGCTTTTCCGCTAAGCTACTTGTATCAAAAATTGGACTTATTTAAGTTAGTTAACTTTAAGCCAAAACATATCTTTTTTTCGTTTATTAGTTTCTGCTTAACTATTTATGGCTATCAGGCACTGACAAATAAAGATAAATGATAGGTGAGGGCCGTTTCTAACCGCTATAGACTTTGTAAAAATCGCAACAAAAAAGCGTCTGTTAAGACGCTTTATATATAATACATATCCTGCTCTTCTTTATTAACATTTGTTGTTTCATGGATTATTTCTTCCGGGATATTGGACGTCCGATTAGTAAAAAGCATAAACAAAGCAATAATTGATGCCGCAAAACCTAAAGTAACAATCACAATAAATCCCTCCCTTTAGAATATATATTCTACTTTTATCTTCATTTTCCTATATTTATTATATACCCTTATTTTATTTTCTCAACACATAGAATAAAAAGAGTAGGGCATCTCCTCAATATCTCCCTCAAAATAAATATAATCAAGGGAGCTTAAAACTCCCATTTTCCCTAAAAAAGTAGGAATCTATAAATTTTTTTCGTATGGGGACATAAATCATTAACATTATTAATCGTTGAGATAACTTTTTTGTATTGTACGAATGAAAGAAATTTATATATATTAAAAATACAAAATATTCATTAAATTATATGATGCTTTGGTTTTGAGTCGAAAAGAGAAAAGCTGCTGCTTTAAAGGCAACAAGTTTAAGGAAGTTACAAGCGATATAAAAAGTTATAGAAATAGATGCATCTAGAATTCTTTTTGCTCAAATATTCACAGAGTTTTCATTCATAAAAAAGACTGAAAATTTTGATAATAATTTCACTTTTATTAAGGGGGACTTTTTATGACAACAACGGTATTAAATGTATCAACTTATTCTTTTTATCTTAACGGTGAGTGGAAAGAAAGTAAATCAGGGCAGACAATTGACATTGTTTCTCCATACCGTCATGACGTGATTGGAAAAGTGCAGGCTATCACAAAAGAAGAGGTCGATGAAGCAGTACATGCCGCGCAAAAAGCTCAGAAAGGGTGGGCAGAAATTTCTCTGCAAGAACGTGCCAAGTATTTATACAACTGGGCGGATGAGCTGGTAAGAATGCAGAGTGAAATTGCCGAAATTATTATGAAGGAAGTTGGAAAAAGCTTAAAAGATGCAAGGAATGAAGTAGTGCGCACAGCAGATTTCATTCGCTATACAGTTGAAGAAGCCCTTCATATGAACGGAGAAAGCATGAAGGGAGATAGTTTTCCTGGCGGTTCTAAGTCTAAAGTTGCTATTGTTGAACGCGTGCCTTTAGGGGTTGTACTCGCAATTCCTCCTTTTAATTATCCGGTAAATTTAGCAGCTGCTAAACTGGCGCCTGCGCTTATTTCAGGAAATGCAGTTATCTTCAAACCCGCAACGCAAGGAGCGATCAGCGGTATTAAGATGATTGAAGCTCTTCATCAAGCAGGTATTCCACAAGGTCTTGTAAACGTCGTAACGGGCCGCGGATCTGTTATTGGGGATTATTTAGTTGAACATAAAGGCATTAACATGATTTCATTTACCGGGGGAACAAATACGGGTACTCAATTAGCTAAAAAGGCAGGCATGATTCCTCTTGTACTAGAACTTGGAGGAAAAGACCCGGGTATTGTATGTGAAGATGCAGATTTACAAGAAGCAGCAAAACATATTATAAGCGGAGCATTTTCTTATTCCGGTCAGCGCTGTACAGCTATTAAACGTGTACTTGTGCATGAAAAAGTGGCAAACGAGCTCGTAAATATTTTAAAAGAAGAAGTACATAAACTATCAGTCGGTTCTCCTGAAGATGGATGTACGATCGTTCCATTAATTGATAGCAAAGCAGCGGACTTTATTCAGATTTTAATTGCAGACGCGCTCGGAAAAGGTGCAGAAGTTGTGACTGGAAACAAGCGTGAAGGAAACCTTATCTATCCTACGCTTTTAGATGACGTGAATGATACTATGCGCGTGGCATGGGAAGAACCATTCGGTCCTGTGTTACCAATTATCCGCGTCTCTTCTGATCAAGAAGCCGTTGATATAGCAAACGAATCAGAATTTGGCTTACAAGCAAGTGTTTTTACAAAAGATATTAATAAAGCCTTCTCAATTGCAAATAAAATTGAAGTCGGATCCGTTCAAATCAACGGCCGCACGGAACGCGGTCCTGATCATTTTCCTTTTATCGGCGTAAAAGGATCTGGTATGGGCGCTCAAGGCATTCGTAAAAGTATTGAATCGATGACTCGTGAAAAAGTAACGGTATTAAATCTTCAATGATTGAATTCCAAGAGCTCTCCAAATCAAGCCAGTAGAGTGTAGAGAATCTCAAAGGAAAAAGCCTGTGCTCCAAAAAGCACAGGCTTTTAAACGTTTTATTTACCTATCACTCGATTCCATCTTTATAGTTCTTATGCCAGTTTTTATCACCTTTATGCTCGATATCCTCAACGGTTTTTTCAAGCTCTGACATAATGAGTGTTTTCACTTGATAAATGGTATCAAAAAAAGCTTTCTCTTCATCCGGATTCGGCTTTATTTTGGCTGCTGCCGAAATATCAACATATCTGCGATGTTCAGTTGTTAATTTATCAAGCGCATCAAAAATATGAGAGGTCAGAACAGCAACCTCCTTATGATTATCAGGCAGCTTTTCTTTTAATGTTTCAATTCTCTTATCCATGTTAAAGTCCCCCTATAACGTGTTGTATTTATGTAACTTTCCCACTAATAAAAATGAATAACCTTAAATAGTAAAAAATCATGGGAATTAGCACGTGAAACAAAAGTATACTACAGGATATCATGTTAAAGTGAAAAAACGGTGAAACGAATGAGTATATTTTTCCAGAAAGGGTATGTAATAAAAGTGGTTTTTTTGGAAAAGGTAATTCCCTTAAGAAACATTGAAGCACGCAATCAACGTAAAAGTTCATCTATTTTTAATGAACAATGACCTTTTTTGACTATTTTTTACGTTTTTATGACTTTTTTTGAATGAATTTGATTGTTTTTGATGATTTTTCGAATAATCTGATATATAATGAAAGCGTAAACAGTAAAACATGTCGGTTGGTTAAGAAAAACATCCACAAAAATGGGATTCGTTATTACATAAAATCAGACCTCTGTTTTTATAAAAATAAATAGAATTTGAGAAAAGGAGAATGAGGATGGACATATTGGATGCAAAAGTAGTGAATACAAAGTACGGTTTAGAAACATATCTAGATGTGTCAGAAAGCGTAGAAATAAAAGAAATTCATATGCCTAGTTCAGAGAACCAATCTCATAAAATTAAATTTGGAATCAAGTATTTTCTTTTAAGAGAAGGAAAGTATTACGATAGCCAAAAAGGTTATTTTTGGCTTTGTATGAATCACGATTTTAGCAGCTTTATGCTGAGTGAAACGGAAACAGAGAGTTTGTTTGCAGTTAAAAGTGAAGAAGAAAGAGAAGCAACAAAAACGCTGTTAGCAGAATGGTTTATCCAAACGAATGCGTACAAAGAAGTCATCAACGAATGTATCCATCAGATTAAAACGGAGAATATTCGTACAGAAGAAGACATTGAAGACCGAGTGGACGCTATACAATTTTTAGAAAAATTAAAGGTATTAACTGCAAAAGAGATTGAAAACGCTTCTATAGAAAATCTATATGCCCTGCAGCAAATTGGCTAGGCTATAGCTCAAGCAAGTTGAAATGCAGATTGATGTATAACAATAAGGAGGAATAGTGAGATGAAATTTTTTATTGATACAGCAAACCTTGAGGATATTAAGAAAGCATACAAAGTAGGTGTTCTAGCTGGTGTGACAACCAATCCATCTTTAGTAGCAAAAGAAGGCGTAAGATTTGAAGACCGCATCGAAGAAATCCTTCAAATGGTACCGGAAGTTGAATCCGTTTCCGCTGAGGTAACGCCTGACGCACTTTCTGCTGAAGACATGATCGCTCAAGCAGAAGAACTGATTAAAATTAACGACGGAGATAAAAATATTACGATTAAGCTGCCTATGACATTGGCTGGCTTGGAAGCGACGCGCTATCTTGCAAAAAAAGGCGTAAAAACAAATGTAACCCTAATCTTTACAGTAAACCAAGCACTTTTAGCAGCTCGTGCTGGAGCGACGTATGTTTCTCCATTTTTAGGACGTCTTGATGATATTTCAGAAGACGGGGTACAGCTAGTATCTAAAATTGCTGAGTTATTCCGCGTTCAAAACATCGACTCTCAAATTATCGCCGCATCTGTAAGACATCCGGATCATGTAACGCGCGTAGCACTTGCAGGGGCTCATATTGCCACAATTCCATACGCTGTTATTGAGCAATTAGCAAAACACCCGTTAACTGACCAAGGAATGGAAAAATTTGCAGCAGATTGGAAAAAAGCAGTTAAAGCTTAACAAAAAATCATATCAATAAAAACAGCTTGGAATAAGCTATGCTTACTCCAAGCTGTTTTTATTTTAACTAGCTAGTTTCTTTTTACGTAAACGCTCTAAGCGTCGCTGCACGCTATTTCTCGAACGCCCGAGCAACTCTCCAATTTCTCGCTGATTGCGCTTTTCCTGATAGAACATACCCCACAACCTGGCATCTTCTTCTGCTGTCCACTTTTTATGCTCATATTTAGGGCGCTTTACATAGTCTAGCTTTCTTTGTTCCTCCACCCACGCTGGTTCTGGAATAAGCGTATTTTTAGGTATTTTAAAAAAGTTAAGGCACGATTTATTTTGTTCAGCCCACTTCCAAAAAGATTGAATGTCAATTCCCATGAATGTTCTTGTCTTGGCGATGATCATTTTATACGGTAGATTCTCTTTATGAATCCACTTGTAAATTGTATGAACATCTGCTTCAAGGCAGGCTGCTAATTCACACGCTGTAATATGTCCTACGTGTGATTTAGCTCCATACACCTCTAAACGACTTAACCTCGATTCTAGTGCTTGCACACTTCGCTGCAATTTCGCTGATATGCGCGAAAGGGATTTTACTCCGTAATACCTTAGCAAATATTCGTCTTCTTGTACTGTCCATCTTCGCATCGCAGTTTTTCGTGTTAGTCCCAAAACTTTTATGCGCGTAGCAATAGAAGAAGGACTTCTGCCTAAGGAGTGTGCCATTTCACGGTTATTCATGAGATCAATGTTCTCCTGTAAAAAAGCATCTTGTTCAAGCGTCCATTTTTTACGTAAAGCTGTATCTGAATCACGAAGATTTAATCGAGTAAGCCGTTTGTTAACTGATTCTTTGCTTCTATGTAAATGCTCACCCATTTTTTGAAGCGTCATCACGCCGTAATGTTCAATGAGAAATCTATCTTCTTCTTGTGTCCATTGCTTTTGATTTTTACTCACTGTTGTCTCACTCCAATTCAAACGGAAAGCTCAAGATGAAAAAGTCGCTAGCAATCTATTTTACCAATGAGCAGTACCCATCCAGACTGATACTCACTGCGTTCTAGCCTATGTATATTTTATCATATTTCTAAACAAAAACCAAACATGTGTTCTTCTTTTGTTTTAGTAAATCTTAAAGTAAGTAGAGGATTAGCTTCTTCCTTTAATAGCAGTCAATTGTGGTAAAATTGACTATAATCGAAAGAATTTTCACATAACTGACAGCTCTTATTATTACGTTAAAAGTCATATTTGTCGAAAGGGGAATTTACATGAATTTTAATTTAAAAGAAGCGATTGAAATACTTGAGCATACGCCACAAACGCTTGAAAAACTTTTGTCTGGTCTATCTGCAGGGTGGCTGCAATGCAATGAAGGAGAAGGAACGTGGAATACCTCCGAAGTCATAGAACATTTAATAGAAGCAGAAAAAAACAATTGGATACCAAGGCTAGAATTCATCCTTCAAGAAGGAAAAGAGGGAGCTTTTCCTCCGTTTGACCGCTATGCCCATTTAAACAAGGAATCTGCTAATTCTATTGAAGAGAAGCTTCTTGAATTCAAAAAGGTAAGAATACAGAATTTACATCAACTAAAGCTGCTAGTTAAGCATGAAAAGCACCTTGAAGTGAGAGGAGAACACCCTGAGTTTGGGGAAGTAAAAGTCAGAGAGCTGCTCTCGACTTGGGTTGCTCATGATTTAACCCATATTGCGCAAATTGTTCGAGTAATGGCAGAACGATATAGAGAAGATGTAGGACCTTGGGAAGAATACTTAGGAATACTAAAGAAATAGCAATGACACACAGTGGCCAGCCTTTATCATTCAAGCTTGAATTAAGAAATGTACACGATTACAATAAAATGAGAATAATGAAGATTCAGGAAGGATTGCAGAGGGAACTATAACAACATATCCGATGTTTATAACATGTAGGGTCCGTTAAGCAATTTACGAATAAAAAGAGGATTGGACTGATTAAAAGTGAAAGTGAACTCAGAGAAATTTGGCGAACTAAACAATCAAGCTGTACATGCTTATACCTTATTAAATGATGAAGGGCTTAAAATCACCTGCCTTGACTATGGATGTGTAATATCAAA contains the following coding sequences:
- a CDS encoding DinB family protein translates to MNFNLKEAIEILEHTPQTLEKLLSGLSAGWLQCNEGEGTWNTSEVIEHLIEAEKNNWIPRLEFILQEGKEGAFPPFDRYAHLNKESANSIEEKLLEFKKVRIQNLHQLKLLVKHEKHLEVRGEHPEFGEVKVRELLSTWVAHDLTHIAQIVRVMAERYREDVGPWEEYLGILKK
- a CDS encoding NADP-dependent glyceraldehyde-3-phosphate dehydrogenase, with the protein product MTTTVLNVSTYSFYLNGEWKESKSGQTIDIVSPYRHDVIGKVQAITKEEVDEAVHAAQKAQKGWAEISLQERAKYLYNWADELVRMQSEIAEIIMKEVGKSLKDARNEVVRTADFIRYTVEEALHMNGESMKGDSFPGGSKSKVAIVERVPLGVVLAIPPFNYPVNLAAAKLAPALISGNAVIFKPATQGAISGIKMIEALHQAGIPQGLVNVVTGRGSVIGDYLVEHKGINMISFTGGTNTGTQLAKKAGMIPLVLELGGKDPGIVCEDADLQEAAKHIISGAFSYSGQRCTAIKRVLVHEKVANELVNILKEEVHKLSVGSPEDGCTIVPLIDSKAADFIQILIADALGKGAEVVTGNKREGNLIYPTLLDDVNDTMRVAWEEPFGPVLPIIRVSSDQEAVDIANESEFGLQASVFTKDINKAFSIANKIEVGSVQINGRTERGPDHFPFIGVKGSGMGAQGIRKSIESMTREKVTVLNLQ
- a CDS encoding alpha/beta hydrolase family esterase: MNTLYSFFANPVLTVSTFLIELQSVFFQPIWKEYNYDDYFTYKVYVPSTYTGLSKVPLIVMLHGCQQDADDFAAGTEMNKLAEEKGFIVLYPQMNYFANSNGCWNWFYEYNQFRGNGEPDIIKDMIDHITAKYAIDSTNIYLAGMSAGGFMANVMAIAYPDVFKAVGIHSAGSNAYAVDLITAGEVMLYGSLNPELDGDEAYKKMGPYARPVPIITFHGQSDTTVTPVNASTLIQQWIYTYKNFGINLHENAAFYTSQDNGNHYSYIMSDYIDAENKIWMKKIMVEDMGHAWSGGNNNGSDTDSKGPNASKMMWDFFEAQND
- a CDS encoding aspartyl-phosphate phosphatase Spo0E family protein, with product MCFKCRLLLIKIEFIRKMMMMIALEEGFTSSNTIKISQDLDVLLNRFEATC
- the fsa gene encoding fructose-6-phosphate aldolase, with the translated sequence MKFFIDTANLEDIKKAYKVGVLAGVTTNPSLVAKEGVRFEDRIEEILQMVPEVESVSAEVTPDALSAEDMIAQAEELIKINDGDKNITIKLPMTLAGLEATRYLAKKGVKTNVTLIFTVNQALLAARAGATYVSPFLGRLDDISEDGVQLVSKIAELFRVQNIDSQIIAASVRHPDHVTRVALAGAHIATIPYAVIEQLAKHPLTDQGMEKFAADWKKAVKA